One Cryptomeria japonica chromosome 9, Sugi_1.0, whole genome shotgun sequence genomic window carries:
- the LOC131038654 gene encoding uncharacterized protein LOC131038654: MVFIKSVDASNEIKNAETLCNLLDGVVQEVGVENVVQIITDNAAAYVSVGRMLMERHPSITWSPCAAHCLDLMLEDIGKIGWVKKVVEDARSVTKFIYNHTWMLALMRKHTNGKDLVGPRVTQFASHFITLQSILSAIPHLKQMFVSNAWLVFAYSKRPEAEKIVSIVFDEGFNKSGEELIVVTKPLVRVLCMVDGEGMPMGFIYEAMDRAKEAISYYYRGNTKKCEILWRIIDRRWTNQLHQPIHAFAYFLNPKFYFSDSFRADEEVMAGVITCIDKMTPDLELRDKVLDELEVRFDICNCFIFIYEFRNVHY, translated from the exons atggtattcataaagtctgttgatgcctcaaatgaaataaaaaatgcagagactttgtgtaatctgttggatggcgtggttcaggaagttggagttgagaatgttgtccaaataatcacggacaacgcagctgcatatgtatctgtaggtagaatgcttatggagaggcatccttcgattacatggagtccttgtgctgcacattgcttggacttgatgctagaggacattgggaagattggatgggtgaagaaggtggttgaagatgcaagaagtgtcaccaaattcatctacaaccatacttggatgcttgctttgatgagaaaacacacaaatggcaaggaccttgtggGACCTAGAGTGACAcaatttgctagccacttcatcactttgcagagcattcttagtgccattcctcatcttaagcagatgtttgtgtcaAATGCTTGGTTGGTGTTtgcatactccaaaagacctgaagcagagaagattgtgagcattgtttttgatgaagggttcaataaaagtggagaggagttgattgtg gTGACAaaacctttggtaagggttctttgtatggtggatggagagggcatgccaatgggtttcatttatgaggccatggatagggccaaagaggccatttcatattactatcgtggaaatacaaaaaaatgcgaaatcctttggcgcatcattgatcgtaggtggacaaaccaactccaccaaccgatacatgccttcgcctactttttgaacccgaaattctacttctctgattcatttagggctgatgaggaggtcatggcaggtgttattacatgcattgataagatgaccCCTGATcttgagttgagagacaaggttcttgatgagttggaggtgagatttgacatttgcaattgctttatctttatttatgaattcagAAATGTccattattga